The DNA region ACAATTTTCCCTAACTTTGTTGGGTTAACAATTGCTGTATACGATGGCCGCAAACATGTACCAGTTTATATCCAAGAAGATATGGTAGGTCACAAATTAGGTGAATTCGTACCAACTCGTACATACAAAGGACATGGCGCTGACGACAAGACAACTCGTCGTTAATCTGAGAGGAGGAAATAAAGAATGGCAGAACAAATTACATCTGCAAAAGCAACTGCAAACACAGTTCGCGTTTCTGCTCGTAAAGCACGTTTAGTTGTTGATTTAATCCGCAACAAAACTGTCGGTGAAGCTATTGCAATCTTAAAAAACACTCCTCGTTCAGCATCTCCTGCTGTAGAGAAAGTGTTAATGTCTGCAATTGCAAACGCAGAACACAACTTTGGCTTAGAGCCAGCTAACTTAGTAGTAAGCGAAGCATTCGTAAATGAAGGACCAACGATGAAACGTTTCCGTCCACGTGCGAAAGGTTCAGCTTCTAGAATCAACAAACGTACAAGCCACATTACAGTGGTAGTAAAAACAGCAGAGGAGGCATAATTAATGGGACAAAAGATTAATCCTATCGGTATGCGTATCGGCGTCATCAAAGATTGGGACGCTCGTTGGTATGCAGAAAAAGACTTTGCAGATACTTTACACGAAGACTTACATATCCGCGAATACATCGCTGAAACATTAAAAGATGCTTCTGTATCTCAAGTTGAAATTGAACGTGCTGCAAACAAAGTTAACGTAAACATCCACACTGCTAAACCGGGTATGGTTATTGGTAAAGGTGGTTCTGAAGTTGACGCATTACGTAAAACTTTAAACAACCGTACAGGTAAAAAAGTACACATCAACATTGTAGAAATTAAAAAACCTGAATTAGACGCTAAATTAGTTGGTGAATCAATCGCTCAACAATTAGAAAACCGTGTAGCTTTCCGTCGTGCGCAAAAACAAGCAATCCAACGCACAATGAAATCAGGAGCTAAAGGTATCAAAGTTCAAATCTCAGGTCGTTTGAATGGTGCCGACATGGCGCGTTCAGAAACTCAAGTAGAAGGAACAGTTCCATTGCATACATTGCGTGCGGACATCGACTACTCATGGGAAGAAGCCGACACTACTTACGGTAAGATCGGTATCAAAACATGGGTATGCCGTGGTGAAATCCTTCCAACAAAAAATATTCAAGGGGAGGCTTAAAACATGTTAGTACCTAAACGTGTAAAACACAGACGTGAATTCCGTGGTAAAATGCGTGGCGAAGCTAAAGGCGGAAAAGAAATTGCATACGGTGAATTCGGTTTGCAAGCATTAGATTCAGCATGGATCACTAACCGTCAAATTGAAGCATCTCGTATTGCCATGACACGTTACATGAAACGTGGTGGGAAAGTATGGATTAAAATCTTCCCACATAAATCTTATACAGCTAAAGCAATTGGTGTTCGTATGGGTTCTGGTAAAGGTGCTCCAGAAGGTTGGGTATCTCCAGTTAAACGCGGTAAAATCTTATTTGAAGTTGCCGGCGTTCCAAAAGAAGTAGCTAAAGAAGCATTGCGTTTAGCATCTCACAAATTACCTATTCGTACTAAAATCGTAAAACGTGAAATTGGTGGTGAATCTAATGACTAAATTTACAGATATTAAAGATCTTTCCACTGCTGAACTTACTGCTAAAGAACAAGAATATCGTCAAGAATTATTCAACTTACGATTCCAATTGGCAACTGGTCAATTAGAAAACATAGCTCGTATTAAAGCTGTTCGTAAAGATATCGCACGTGTTAAAACTGCGTTACGTAATCAAGAAGCGTAAGAAAATTCAGTAAAGGAGGAAACCTGTCCATGGAAGAACGTAATAACCGTAAAGTGTTACAAGGCCGTGTTGTTTCTGACAAAATGGAAAAAACAATCACAGTCCAAGTTGATACTTTCAAATTCCATCCAACATATGGTAAACGTATCAAATATTCTAAGAAATACAAAGCACATGATGAAAACAATTCAGCAAAAATGGGTGACATCGTCCGCATCGCGGAAACTCGTCCATTGTCAAAAGACAAATACTTCCGTCTTGTTGAAATCGTTGAAGAATCAATCATTATCTAATAACAACTGGAAGGAGGTACTCTATAAATGATTCAATCAGAAACTCGTTTAAAAGTAGCAGATAACTCAGGCGCGCGTGAAGTCCTAACAATTAAAGTATTAGGCGGATCTGGCCGTAAAACTGCAAACATTGGTGATGTTATCGTGGCAACTGTTAAAAATGCAACACCAGGTGGAGTTGTCAAAAAAGGTGATGTAGTTAAAG from Aerococcus urinaeequi includes:
- the rplV gene encoding 50S ribosomal protein L22, whose product is MAEQITSAKATANTVRVSARKARLVVDLIRNKTVGEAIAILKNTPRSASPAVEKVLMSAIANAEHNFGLEPANLVVSEAFVNEGPTMKRFRPRAKGSASRINKRTSHITVVVKTAEEA
- the rpmC gene encoding 50S ribosomal protein L29 is translated as MTKFTDIKDLSTAELTAKEQEYRQELFNLRFQLATGQLENIARIKAVRKDIARVKTALRNQEA
- the rplP gene encoding 50S ribosomal protein L16, which produces MLVPKRVKHRREFRGKMRGEAKGGKEIAYGEFGLQALDSAWITNRQIEASRIAMTRYMKRGGKVWIKIFPHKSYTAKAIGVRMGSGKGAPEGWVSPVKRGKILFEVAGVPKEVAKEALRLASHKLPIRTKIVKREIGGESND
- the rpsQ gene encoding 30S ribosomal protein S17, with translation MEERNNRKVLQGRVVSDKMEKTITVQVDTFKFHPTYGKRIKYSKKYKAHDENNSAKMGDIVRIAETRPLSKDKYFRLVEIVEESIII
- the rpsS gene encoding 30S ribosomal protein S19; this translates as MSRSLKKGPFCDDHLMKKVVAQQDAQKKQVIKTWSRRSTIFPNFVGLTIAVYDGRKHVPVYIQEDMVGHKLGEFVPTRTYKGHGADDKTTRR
- the rpsC gene encoding 30S ribosomal protein S3, which encodes MGQKINPIGMRIGVIKDWDARWYAEKDFADTLHEDLHIREYIAETLKDASVSQVEIERAANKVNVNIHTAKPGMVIGKGGSEVDALRKTLNNRTGKKVHINIVEIKKPELDAKLVGESIAQQLENRVAFRRAQKQAIQRTMKSGAKGIKVQISGRLNGADMARSETQVEGTVPLHTLRADIDYSWEEADTTYGKIGIKTWVCRGEILPTKNIQGEA